A section of the Acidimicrobiales bacterium genome encodes:
- a CDS encoding EAL domain-containing protein, translated as MIDSVGEALDPLVLMQRVTDRTLELIEAADGVMVGLVDDDGVTYVCGAGHQISHLGTRVGLDSSLTGLAVRRGMVQRSDDTAADPRVDADACRRLSVASLLCVPLLRTGETLGVLAVNARRAGAFSDGDAATLTQLGDFLSVAIGSACELSRASRQLLELSQHRDPADTASRYVMNILNPDSVTRIDSGERIRAVLDDPRALSVVFQPIVDVASRKVAAVEALARFDVSPYRPPDLWFAEAHQVDLGVELELLAITRALVQLPRLPAGVALTINVDPRVVASARFKEVLNQAPYERLILELTEHASVDDYPGLIAILQDLRYKGARLAIDDTGSGYSSLAHILKLAPDFIKLDRELVSGIDVDPVRRALAASLLSFASDTGAQIIAEGVETEDELEVLSRLGAHYAQGYHLGRPTSLLGGHSGSRSRSPRQRTKRVLPAIWADQSIG; from the coding sequence TTGATCGACTCCGTGGGAGAGGCGTTGGATCCGCTGGTGTTGATGCAGCGGGTCACCGACCGAACCTTGGAGTTGATCGAGGCTGCCGATGGCGTGATGGTTGGTCTGGTCGATGATGACGGCGTTACCTACGTCTGCGGCGCCGGCCATCAGATCTCGCATCTGGGTACGCGGGTCGGGCTTGACTCGAGCTTGACCGGGCTGGCGGTGCGCCGCGGGATGGTTCAGCGTTCTGATGACACCGCTGCCGATCCGCGGGTCGACGCGGACGCGTGTCGTCGATTGTCGGTCGCGTCTTTGCTGTGTGTGCCGTTGTTGCGCACAGGTGAGACTCTCGGGGTGCTCGCGGTCAACGCCAGACGGGCTGGCGCTTTCTCCGACGGCGACGCGGCCACCCTGACCCAGCTGGGCGATTTCTTGAGCGTCGCGATCGGCTCGGCGTGTGAGCTGTCCAGAGCGAGCAGACAGCTGCTTGAACTCAGCCAACACAGGGACCCGGCGGACACCGCCAGCCGGTATGTAATGAACATTCTGAATCCCGACAGTGTCACCCGGATCGACTCGGGGGAGCGGATTCGGGCGGTCCTCGACGATCCACGAGCTCTGTCGGTGGTGTTCCAGCCCATCGTCGACGTCGCCTCCCGCAAAGTGGCTGCTGTCGAGGCGCTGGCCCGCTTCGACGTCTCGCCCTATCGTCCGCCTGACCTATGGTTCGCCGAGGCCCACCAGGTCGACCTTGGCGTCGAGCTCGAACTCTTGGCGATCACGCGGGCGCTGGTCCAGTTACCGAGGCTGCCCGCCGGGGTCGCCCTCACGATAAATGTTGATCCCAGGGTCGTCGCCAGCGCGCGGTTCAAAGAGGTCCTCAACCAGGCGCCGTATGAACGTCTCATTCTCGAGCTCACCGAACACGCCAGTGTCGATGACTACCCCGGACTGATCGCCATCCTGCAAGACCTGCGGTACAAAGGAGCCCGTCTCGCCATCGATGACACCGGATCGGGCTATTCAAGCCTGGCCCACATCCTCAAGCTCGCCCCGGACTTCATCAAGCTCGACCGCGAACTCGTCAGCGGGATCGACGTCGACCCGGTCCGCCGAGCCCTGGCAGCGTCGCTACTCAGTTTCGCGTCCGACACCGGCGCACAGATCATCGCCGAGGGAGTAGAAACCGAAGACGAACTCGAGGTCCTAAGCCGCCTCGGCGCCCACTACGCACAGGGGTACCACCTCGGTCGCCCAACCAGCCTGCTGGGCGGACATAGCGGGAGTCGGTCTCGATCACCCCGGCAACGAACAAAGCGGGTCTTGCCGGCGATCTGGGCCGATCAATCCATCGGTTGA
- a CDS encoding nuclear transport factor 2 family protein yields MDQHEMIALVEQHLKAEGAGDVEGAVAVYTDDVVHDAVGFPGSPRTGKDAAREFYRFLTANFRTEGEEPLNRFFDGDTMILEQNMTGAVIGEMLGIPGNGRRVSFRILHVFGFGDGLISREQVWIDSGAIVAQLTAA; encoded by the coding sequence ATGGACCAGCACGAGATGATCGCCTTGGTCGAGCAGCACCTGAAGGCAGAGGGGGCCGGAGACGTCGAGGGAGCGGTTGCGGTGTACACCGACGACGTCGTCCACGACGCGGTGGGGTTTCCGGGCTCTCCCCGTACCGGCAAGGACGCGGCCCGGGAGTTCTACCGGTTCCTGACCGCCAACTTCCGCACCGAGGGAGAGGAACCGCTGAACAGGTTCTTCGACGGCGACACAATGATCCTCGAGCAGAACATGACGGGCGCGGTCATCGGGGAGATGCTCGGCATCCCCGGCAACGGACGTCGAGTCAGTTTCCGCATCCTCCACGTCTTCGGCTTCGGCGACGGATTGATCAGCCGCGAGCAGGTGTGGATCGACAGCGGCGCCATCGTCGCCCAGCTCACCGCCGCCTGA
- a CDS encoding TetR/AcrR family transcriptional regulator, which yields MALSRQEASRINSGRANQKARTRTALLTAAAELVREGRPPSIPEAADRALVSVATAYRYFSSAEELWWEASNSAFGDQGTVAQAERRIEAAGGDPQARLEALIRSIGFQILDDQVPYRRIAKSALEQWFRQADAPDSQRVPIRQGRRNEQIRKVIAPLHGRLSKKDIDRIAHALGLLIGSEAMISLTDAVGLEVPAAKRTLLDAGRWLLAGALAELAELADEQS from the coding sequence ATGGCTCTCTCACGTCAAGAGGCGTCTCGTATAAATAGCGGGCGGGCGAATCAGAAGGCCCGAACGCGGACCGCGCTGCTCACGGCGGCAGCCGAGCTGGTCCGAGAGGGCAGGCCGCCGTCCATACCCGAAGCCGCCGACCGTGCGCTGGTCTCGGTCGCCACCGCGTACCGCTACTTCTCCTCGGCAGAGGAGCTGTGGTGGGAAGCGTCGAACTCGGCCTTCGGCGACCAGGGGACCGTGGCGCAAGCCGAGCGGAGAATCGAAGCGGCGGGCGGCGACCCACAGGCGCGCCTCGAAGCACTCATCCGCAGCATCGGCTTCCAGATCCTCGACGACCAGGTGCCCTACCGGCGGATAGCCAAGAGCGCCCTGGAACAATGGTTCCGCCAGGCCGATGCTCCCGACAGCCAGCGGGTGCCGATCCGCCAAGGAAGGCGCAACGAGCAGATCAGAAAGGTCATCGCCCCCCTACACGGCCGACTTTCCAAGAAAGACATCGACCGCATCGCCCACGCTCTGGGGCTCCTCATCGGCTCTGAAGCCATGATCTCCCTCACCGACGCCGTCGGGCTCGAGGTGCCCGCAGCCAAGAGGACCCTCCTGGACGCCGGTCGATGGCTCCTCGCAGGAGCACTCGCCGAGCTCGCCGAGCTCGCCGACGAACAGAGCTAG
- a CDS encoding MFS transporter, which yields MSPLRFVLVFGVVSGLADFVYEGARSIVGPYLATFGASAAVVGLVTGFGEAVALVFRMATGRWSDRTGRHWAISITGYAITIVSVPLLGVGGPLGLACLLIIAERFGKAVRTPARDTMLAEASVDMGRGHAFAVHESLDQSGALIGPLVVAAVLATHHGYRAAFALLAIPGVAAMLVLGYLRRQVPRPAAYDPTVQVTQTRPVALRGFSRRYWQYAAFSAATLAGFATFAVLAYHLAHRHVVSTATIPVLYAVAMGAAALAALASGKVYDRMGLRGLVLLPLLGAVIPFLSFSTSVLLVWAGAALWGAVMGVHESTMRAAVADLVPRARRGVGYGTFTAVYGLAWLAGAAIIGALYDISSDAAITFTVVIQAVALVLFLPLWRQPASPENHSA from the coding sequence ATGTCGCCGTTGCGGTTCGTGCTGGTCTTCGGCGTGGTCAGCGGGCTGGCTGATTTCGTCTATGAGGGCGCCCGCAGCATCGTCGGCCCCTACCTGGCCACCTTCGGCGCTTCGGCTGCCGTAGTCGGGCTGGTCACCGGCTTCGGCGAAGCGGTGGCGCTGGTGTTCCGTATGGCGACCGGGCGCTGGTCAGACCGCACGGGGCGACACTGGGCCATATCGATCACCGGTTACGCCATCACGATCGTGTCCGTACCACTCCTCGGAGTCGGCGGACCCCTCGGCCTGGCGTGCCTGTTGATCATCGCGGAGCGTTTCGGCAAGGCGGTACGAACCCCCGCCCGAGACACGATGCTGGCCGAGGCCAGCGTCGATATGGGCCGGGGTCACGCTTTCGCCGTCCACGAGTCCCTCGACCAGTCCGGAGCGCTGATCGGCCCCCTCGTGGTGGCCGCTGTGCTGGCCACCCACCACGGATACCGAGCGGCGTTCGCGCTCCTCGCCATCCCCGGCGTAGCGGCGATGCTCGTCCTCGGATACCTCCGCCGACAGGTACCGCGCCCAGCCGCCTACGACCCCACGGTCCAGGTCACCCAGACCCGCCCTGTGGCACTGCGGGGCTTCTCCCGGCGTTACTGGCAGTACGCGGCCTTCAGTGCCGCCACGTTGGCCGGCTTCGCCACCTTCGCCGTCCTCGCCTACCACTTGGCGCATCGCCATGTTGTCTCCACCGCCACCATCCCGGTGCTCTACGCGGTAGCCATGGGCGCAGCCGCCCTAGCCGCGCTCGCCTCTGGGAAGGTCTATGACCGGATGGGTCTACGGGGCCTGGTCCTGCTGCCCCTGCTCGGTGCGGTCATCCCGTTCCTGTCGTTCTCCACGTCGGTCCTCCTGGTATGGGCTGGCGCGGCGCTGTGGGGTGCGGTCATGGGCGTACACGAGTCAACCATGAGGGCGGCCGTCGCCGACCTGGTACCACGAGCGCGGCGCGGCGTCGGATACGGAACCTTCACCGCGGTCTACGGCCTCGCCTGGCTAGCCGGCGCCGCCATCATCGGTGCCCTCTACGACATTTCCAGCGACGCGGCTATCACCTTCACCGTCGTCATCCAAGCGGTCGCCCTGGTGCTGTTCCTCCCACTTTGGAGACAGCCCGCGTCCCCGGAAAACCATTCCGCTTGA
- a CDS encoding class I SAM-dependent methyltransferase — MPLDAAGSRRFYDRFGRFQDTQRVYEDAAVQRLVELADLERSVSVFELGCGTGRLASKLLTSVLPPSARYLGVDVSPTMVGLATARLARWSERAKIELLKPPAVELPGEDAAFDRFLAAYVFDLLSSDDAHALMGEAVRLLAPGGLLALVSLTHGTTPASRIIAAGWNAVATRWPAMVGGCRPIELRGLITGPEWHLDHAEVIVRYGVPSEVVVARRIR; from the coding sequence ATGCCGCTGGATGCTGCAGGGTCTCGGCGCTTCTACGATCGCTTCGGTCGGTTCCAGGACACACAACGCGTCTATGAAGACGCCGCCGTCCAACGGCTCGTGGAACTCGCGGACCTCGAGCGAAGCGTGTCCGTGTTCGAGCTTGGCTGTGGAACCGGTCGGTTGGCCTCCAAGCTGTTGACCTCGGTGCTACCACCGTCAGCCAGGTACCTCGGGGTTGACGTCAGCCCGACCATGGTCGGGCTGGCCACGGCACGGCTCGCCCGGTGGTCCGAACGAGCAAAGATCGAGTTGCTGAAGCCTCCAGCTGTTGAGCTGCCCGGAGAGGACGCAGCCTTCGACCGTTTCCTCGCGGCATACGTCTTCGACCTCCTCTCTTCCGACGACGCTCATGCTCTGATGGGCGAGGCAGTCCGGCTCCTCGCCCCGGGCGGACTGCTTGCCCTGGTTTCGCTGACCCACGGCACGACACCCGCGAGTCGGATCATCGCCGCTGGCTGGAATGCAGTCGCAACTCGATGGCCCGCTATGGTCGGTGGCTGCCGACCGATCGAGCTACGCGGTCTGATCACTGGACCCGAGTGGCACCTTGATCACGCCGAGGTGATCGTCCGCTATGGGGTCCCATCCGAGGTGGTAGTTGCCCGACGAATCAGGTGA
- a CDS encoding DMT family transporter has product MQFSASILAALGAAVAFAFAAVLQQESSQAAPEDKSLSVGLLTDLFRRPKWLAGGAFLLTGFGLQALALAYGPVALVQPIVVTELAFAIPFGIVRRHRRAGRREWIGIACIMTGVSLFLLIASPTKGIDEPSGVAWVTSLVPVGVIAAGALVLGRSYKGPRRAMFLGATAGLSFGVLSVLTKSITHLLSRDVALAFVTWQVYAAIGVGMAALIVSQSAYQAGPLAYSMPMVGLLEPVVAVVIGDTVLGEQVHLSGATVVLELIAAGVACVGITLLTTSQTVLSIYEERHPHGDHPTHAGGVA; this is encoded by the coding sequence ATGCAGTTCAGCGCATCTATCCTCGCCGCTCTGGGAGCGGCCGTCGCCTTCGCTTTCGCCGCTGTCCTCCAGCAGGAATCCTCCCAGGCGGCGCCCGAGGACAAGTCGCTGTCGGTCGGTCTTCTCACCGACCTTTTCCGCCGCCCGAAATGGCTCGCCGGAGGGGCCTTCCTGCTGACGGGTTTCGGGCTGCAGGCACTCGCCTTGGCGTATGGCCCGGTGGCGCTGGTCCAGCCGATCGTGGTCACCGAACTTGCTTTCGCCATCCCCTTCGGCATCGTTCGCCGCCACCGCCGGGCGGGCCGGCGAGAGTGGATCGGTATCGCCTGCATCATGACCGGAGTCTCGCTGTTCCTGCTCATCGCCTCTCCGACCAAAGGGATCGACGAGCCCTCCGGCGTCGCGTGGGTCACGTCTTTGGTACCGGTGGGTGTCATCGCCGCGGGCGCCTTGGTGCTGGGCCGCAGCTACAAGGGGCCCAGGCGCGCGATGTTCCTCGGCGCGACGGCCGGCTTGTCATTCGGTGTGCTCTCGGTGCTCACCAAGTCGATCACCCACCTTCTCAGCCGCGACGTCGCACTGGCGTTCGTCACCTGGCAGGTCTACGCGGCGATCGGCGTAGGAATGGCCGCCCTCATCGTTTCCCAGAGCGCGTACCAGGCGGGTCCCCTCGCCTACTCGATGCCGATGGTCGGGCTGCTCGAGCCGGTCGTCGCCGTCGTCATCGGGGACACGGTTCTCGGCGAGCAGGTACACCTCTCCGGCGCCACGGTGGTGCTCGAGCTGATCGCCGCCGGGGTCGCGTGCGTGGGGATCACGCTGTTGACCACATCGCAAACCGTGCTCAGCATCTACGAGGAACGCCACCCTCACGGGGATCACCCGACCCATGCCGGCGGGGTCGCGTGA